Part of the Drosophila santomea strain STO CAGO 1482 chromosome 2L, Prin_Dsan_1.1, whole genome shotgun sequence genome is shown below.
CGGATTTCATGGTTCGCCAAAAAGTTGGCCCAAACTTACCCACACACGCTGGCAGAGCGAAGCAGAAACTCGGCCAAAAGCGACTCAAAGCAGTAGACTTCACTTGCATAGCCAACTTCACAGTTAGGCAGTgaaataaaaccgaaaagcagacaaaaatcaaacaaaccGAAAGCTAACCGAATTGCAACAGTAAGTGAAGCCGAAAGCCTGTTTAGAACGAGtttatttgaattgaaatCGAATTTATATGTGGATGCTGAATTTCTAAAACACGCTTTCAAACCCTTGTTGGCTCATATAGTACAAGCAGAACAAGAACCAAATATGATTAACGAGTAAGTATCCTCTGAATATCCGGGAGATGTTCTTTGGAAAACTCCAAACTGATTCTCCTACGATATTTGCATGTCAGCTGGTAAAgtagaaatggaaaatgtaaacaaaaccACTAACCTAGTTAACCAGTTTTCGCTTTCGACTGTGAAGTTTTTAATAGCTTACACCATGGGATAGAATGAAACTACACTGTTTTTAGTcgcttaaaaatatttcacgGCAAAGTGATTCAAGTAAATTGAATTAGCTAAATTgagttattttctttttggatGTTCTAAAGATGTACTCTTGAGGATTTATGAAATTGTAAGATAAGCAAGCTCTAAAAAACCAAAGATAGTTTTTGGCAAGAAAAAATAGGGTATTGCCCATGGTACATTGGTCGTTTCCCAGTTGGCGACGTATAAACAAAACGGCGGCGATTGcgaaaaaccaacaaaaaccGCTTTCCAACGTCAGGTTTCCCTTTCATCCGACTGTTTTTCACAGCTTTTTATGGCTCTTTCTTTCGCTTTCCCGCTCTCATTGCAGCACGGCGACAGCCTCAGTCTCAGCCCCGCcatcatccacatccacatccacggtGGCGGCCCCAATGCCTCTGAAGAATGGACTGGCCAATGGAATGGGGAATGCAATTGGTCACGACCAACAGCTGGAGGCGTCCGCCGTCGTGGGGGAGCGTAGCAAGAAGTGCTCAATTGCGTCCAATGTCAGCAGCACGCATTCCACGGATTCCGGACTGCCAGtcgcagcatcagcagcagcagcagcatcagcggCCACATCTGCGACTGCAGCAAcatctgctgcagcagctgttggtgctggtggtggtggtggtggctcaCACTATTCGACGGACAAAAGTGGCTCGTCCGGTTATTACAGCTCCAATGTGTGCTCCACTTACTCGCTGGACGAGCACATCTATTGCGAACCGGTCATCGATGTCCAGGAGAAGATCAAGAGTGTGGCCGCCAGGCAGCGGCAGAGACCACCGCTCCAGCTACCAACGAAAGCGGTCGCTCCACAGGAGGCGCCATCGATAGATCCACTGGAAGACGCGCCTGAAAAGTTGTCCGCAGTGAAGAGTCGGCGGTCGGACATGCAAGATGCAGCTGGAGCTGCCGCATCGAATGGCCATCATCAAACGCAGTCGAAGGCCGAGGCGGCCGAGGGGCAGCATCACTACAGCAAGAAGCTGCGAGTTCTGGAGACGAGCATCGAGAATCTGGACCGCCACCTGAAGACTTTTCCCAGCCTATATGCCCAGGAGCATATAGTGAGCTTCATGCAGCTGGCCGGAGGAAGAAACGAAGGCCCACCACCGCATACTCTGGATATTGGAGAGAAGCTGAGGGCCTACAACCAGTTGCCCACCATcatggagcagcagcagttgcagcaacagGAGCAGATGGTGGATGATTCATTGCTGGATATTGACCTGGATGCCTTTCTGTTGGCGCCCAATGCGAGGCAGCGTGGCATCGACAATCCCAGCTTCCTGAACGACGAGCAGCTGGCAGAGAACAACTACAAGTGCGTTAAGTACATCAACTCCTGTCCCGAGGATGCCTACCGCCTGGAGAGCGAAAGGGGTGGAGCTGGGCGACCcgatgtgggcgtggccgaggAGACATATGTCAAGCGCTATGAGGATCAGTTGCACTTCCAAAACACACGTGAGCTGTTGGAGGACGTCCGTGATAAAATCCGCCTTCTATCGCGTGCCACACCCCAGGCTTCGGCCTCGCCCACACCAGCCAGCACCCCGCCCTCCGATGTGCCCAAGGAGCTGGAGGGGATGATCCACACGCTGAAGCACGAACTGGAGTCGTACCTGCAGCGCATGAACCAGCACAGTGAGCTGGAGCTCCGGCAGTTGTGCAGCGGCTTGGGACGCCAGCAGCACGTGGTCCGCCTGCAAAACGCCCTGGAACGAAGACGCAGTTGCGCCGATCTTCAGCTGAATGCCTACGAGGCAGTACGGGATGGAGTCCTGATCTCCGCCAACGGCCGACCTCTCGGTGTTCGCGAGCAGATCATGACCATTCGCTGCGCCAGCGATCCCAACTTCAAGATGAAGCGCAAGTCCATAGCGGAGATCTTCCCCGCCGCCGAATGCTATGTAGAATCGGAGGTCACCACCACCAGTCTCTCGCGCAGTGCCACGCCCTCGCCCGCTTCCACACCTCAGTTGGAGCTCGAGGCGCTTCATCCAGGCCTGGCTACGACCACAATCGTTACGCAAATGCAGCGAAATCTCACCTTCCACAAGCCCATCCTCACGGTGTCCAACAGCAATCCTGCAGGTGGACATGTGACGGTCGACGGAGCTGGCGGGGATAAGGCCGAACGGGGACGGGatcgggagcgggagcgggagcgggagcgggagcgggagagCCTCGCCGAGTGGCACCGCAAGAAGCCCAGCATCTGGGAGATGTACTACGGCACCAACCGGCTCCATCAGTCACTCCTCGGCAAGCAGCGAGGTGGAGGCGAATTGGTCATCAGCAGTGCCCAGCCCACTCTGTCCTATGTGAGTATCGGGGGTACCTGGGAAATGGGATTTAGTGAACGTGGTTTTACAAAGCACTTTGTAATAATTCGAGAAGTAAAGTTCCTTATGTATACAATTGCTTTTGAAAGAGTAGTAACTCATATATTGTTGAGCTGCATTGTAatcaaattgataaaaaagTTAATTTGAAGAGGTAACGGAATTATTattacccgttactcgttaCTCGTTGAGTAAAAAGGTATACttaattcgttgaaaagtatgtaacaggcagaaggaagcgtttccaaccacataaagtacatatattcttgatcagggtcAATAACcatgtccatctgtccgtctgtctgtccgtccgtatgtaCATAGGTCGACTTTTTAGAAACTATAGAAGCAATAGAGTTGAGATTAgaaatagacgcagcgcaagtttgttcattcaggttgccacgcccactttaaaGCCCACAAATCGCTAAAAACTatgtgttgaaatttctccttaCTTCTTTCTCTAGTTGAGTAAGGGGTATCACATAGTCGGGCTATAGTCGACtatctctcttgttttaaattaacttcatctatacattttattatgttttttcCCCTTGACGAATTGAGaaaattcttaaaataatattaatatactTTTTCAAGAATAATCAATAAGCAATAATACGTTTCAGAGTTTCTCATACAATTTTCAACTCCTCATCAAAAGAGAAAAGTTGATAAACATGGAAAAAAGTGCTgtaaatttgcattgcattttagTGCCCGattccataaatatttatccctccaattcaataaataaaattcatcCCACGGATAATTTGGTGGAGGAGTATGCACATTACTTTGGTTGAGATTCATGCAACCGCATAATAATTCCCCAATTCAATTCACCCCGTAACGAGTAAATTGCTTAAtgataatttaattcaatttgcatttcaatggGATTCTATGCGAACAAGATCCACTTCCGTTCACCCAATTaatcaaactgaaactgaaactgaaactagTACCCAAAGAGAGCAATTAAAGGCTTCTTAAAATTGGTTCAGTATAGGGTAAGTGCCTGATGGAAAACCAATTACACACGTGATTAATCCTTCTAGTTTGAGGATGAGCTTAAATGCTTGATGGACCTTGGATTTGCTCGGATTGTATCAAATAATACATCATCAGTAGCAATGCTCGGGTCAAGTGTGTTTCGAAATGATAGCCGTATTTAGATCGACAGCCGCATGCAGAGATAATTATGAGCTGGCCTGGCCAACGAGGCGTATGATTAATGCCCTGGCTAATTGCAGCCAAGCTAGGTTGCAGCCCGAGGTCGGGCAGTCGACTAGCCAAACTATCTCAAGTTTGTAAAGCGATTTGCATAGCTTCAGATGTTTTCTGCCCTCAGCTCATTAGCCCGGCCAATTCCTCGTCTAATTCGCATTCTAAGCCGCTTCGTGGCACCACAGTTGATCAGCCTCATCCTTGGCCGCAATGCCAGCCGTTTTGATAGCATCGTGATGCCCGAATGCCAACTCCCGCGCACTTTTAGCCAGAACTCGAGCCACGTCATTCGGAATTCGCATGCCCGTCATCAGTCCCCACGTCAGAGATTGTTATGCGCAAGGCGGTGCCATCGATAGCACCGATATAGtcgcaaatatttatatctaaaGAGCCAGTTTCAGAGTCAGGGTCCCAGCTATGCGGCAGTTTGATTAATGGATCCGCTACTGATGGCTACTGATCCCCTTTCGGCCAAAGATCTCGTTAATTACATCTAATACTGGTAGTACTCCTAACTCAAAAGCTGCCTTGCCTTGCCATCCAACTCAATGGCCCTTCAGGTAATGCCAGATTAAGTCATAATGCTAGTAAGTGAGTTCAAATCGAGAGCAACAACATTGAGAATCGGGTAACCATATCAATGAGCCTAGCGTCTAGTCAGAATAATTACTTTGCATGGGTTAATCAAACTTAGACTTCAGTGATATCTTTTCTACTGCTGAAAGGGTATTTCACTGCCTGATATCCGCTTGAGAATTGGTTCCTCCTCAGACGGATACTCGAAAAATTCCGTTACCAATTTTGGCTTCCGTTCTACGCCTTCCGTTTTCGGCCAGCCGCTTATGCAATATCCGCAGCCGCAATTCAAGCGATTTGAGTGATTCTGGCCAGCTACTGAACGGCCGAGCTCACGCCCGGCATCCCAATGAGTTTTCACTCTCGGCGAAGGTTTGTTCACCTCTGCGGATCAGATAGCCGATCTATCGCGGGCGATTTGAACTTGAGTGCTGTGGGGTAATCGTGCGAGAGATACGGTTAAGCGACACTGTACCAGTTAACCTTTAAATTCCGTTAAGACGGCGGCAGTGGCAGCCGCATCTCAACCAACTGGCCATCGATTGTGGCCGCGATAACCGGACAGCCGAAAGCAGCAAGGTGCCAggttgccaagttgccaaggCGACAAGGTGGCAGGGCGGTTGGCTGCCTTGCAACAAGTGGCAAGAAGTTGCCCTACAACTCAAATGACCTTTAAGGACGTTGGCTGGAATTCCGCGAGCACAGAAGCCTCTGAAGAGCCATCCTGCAGCTGCGGCCTCCTCGAAAGCCCGCTCGAAACTCGTCCCACGGCAATTGGCCGGCAGCAATCGAAACTGAAAACCAAACGGGTTTGCTGTCATGAATGCCAAAACGACAACGAAtcgaaaccgaaacccaaaatgaaaatgaaaatgaaacgaaacgaaacgaaactgAAAACGCAGAGAGATGTAAGGCGATCTGGTCCAAAAGCGGCCAAAAGTTGCACGCGTTTTAGTTGCCACAAAGTGTTGCAATCGCAATCGCCACTGGACAGTGGACAATGTATAGTGGATAGTGGACAGAGGACGGAGGACGGAGAACGGGTGCCACCACTGCCACCCAAACGTTAACTAGGTTATGGCGGATTCCATTTGGGGGGCAGGCCTCAAGAGCAGTCGCTGGTCATGGAGTCGTCAACCTTCTGcgtttgtcattttgtgtatTTAATTGGGGCAAATTGGGGTCCATCTATTCTTAGCACGTTTTCTTAAATTAAATGGTTGTTAAATATGGCAGTTTCTGGTACTATTATTCTTTTCATAGAAAGATTTGAATTTTCCATATGGAAGGCagatttaatttatggccaaatcATTTTATTAGGATAAAGTTTAAGCACAGCAAGTGgcgaatataattaattaactaTCTCCAGGATTAACTACTTTTATAGCGCCTGACaagatatatttcaaaatctAAAACTCTTACAATACAGATTGCTGGACGATCTTTAGTTAAATGAATCTGATAGTTCATTGAACTATTTCTCCCTGTGCAATGGCCGCCATGAACTCCCTCGGAGTGCATACACATGAATATTGGCCGTTGGTGGCCCAGGGGTATTTGGTTCCACTTCCACGGAAGCTGCGGCGCTGCCCGCAATTATGGTATCAAATTTGCAGCTATTGCCCATACGCCGTGTGCGCCGAGGGAAAGGCAGCAACTAATTAGACAGCCACTGCCACCTGGATTTCGCAATTCTGCCACGCCTACCCGGAGGCATAGCCGCCCTCTCCGTCGATGGTGCCTCCACCAGCCAGCCTCCAAAAGCAATTTCCCCACCGCCTGCGGTGCAAAGCGAAGCAGGCGAAAGAAGAAAATTCATTTGCAATTGCATAAATGTTTGCAcacttttaaattgaattaaatccGCACCCAGGCCCGCGACTAGTGGACTTATTGCCACACTTGCTGGAGTTAGCATAAGCCCGCTAATTGGCGAAGACAAAATACGGCTAATGTGTGTAGAAGTGCCCCTTGAAGACATTCACCTGGGATTGGGCCAGACGTCGGGCCAGATCAGTTGTTGACTTCAGCTCACCGCATTTGGATCAGTGATTTGTGTCGCGAACAATGAACAAGTGAACAAGTGGGAACCGTTCCCCCAAAAATGGTACACATCCAGTGAACTTGAACTACTTTCAATCCATTTGGCAGCTATGATGCTTTAAAAAGTTACAGCTAAGTTCAGATATCAGTATGCGAAACAACGTATCAGTAAACCGATTCCCAAAAAATGGTACATACCCAATGAAACCATTAGAACCAAAACAGTTAAGTAGGGCAAATACTTGAGTAGATATgcacaacaaatattatattagttatttaacttttttaacTCCCAAAAACAGTACAGAACGTACTATACCAAACTAtcaaaaatttaagaaaagtTGCATTCCAAAAATGATACAGAATCGATTTTGCATCGTGCTGAGTGCTCAGCAACAAATATGTGGAAGTATTCGGGGAAAATACCTGGTCTCTTGTGTATGCAGATAACACGAAGTACAAGATAACCCAAGATAACGAAGCCTACAATCCGAGGTGCATTAAGTGAGATCCATTGCCGCGACGTGAGCAAAGATACGGAATCCCCCATCCGGCGGAGATTACGATGGCCAGCCAGTGGTTCGTGGACGTGTTTAATGTTGTTTTCTCTGCGAGTGACTTTTCAAACCTGATGCACTGgccaacttggccaacttcCAGGGGGGAAACGGCACACAGAAGCACCTTCAATGTCAGCGGCGGAAAACGTGTGCCGCAAATTAAAACGCCCAGCCGATCGATGGATTTTCTTTCAGAAATTAGCACACACCCAAAAGCTGAACCCGTATTTGGGGggcacacggcgtatgcgaTATGTGTGTATGCGATGTGTTTCAAGGTTGGACTGAGCGGGAATTTACAGCCAAGTCGATTTCTCATCGTTTTGCATATCTTTGCCGAATTTATGCTATTTTTTTctgtatataatttatttatttattatttgttgcgTGTGCGTGTTGGTGTGCTGGTGTGCGGCATCATTTGCAAATTAGCTTAGAGACAGGCGTCTCCCCAGGCGTCAAAATCGGCAAGATATCCATCCCGGCACCTCTGGGTTAGGGGCCCAAGTTTCAATTCATATCCGCCCACGGCGTTTTACACCACAATTGCACTTCATTTGGCTTGGCAAGCCAATAAAACCGTTACACTCCAGCTCCCACAAACTGGGAAAAAGTAATAGTACACTCAAAgaaaaaattatgtaaaataacATAAAGATATGTGCACATGTCAGCACACCGCGGGGAATCACATCGGCCCAATAATTAATCAATCTTGAGTCGTTTTATTGGTGCTAATGAACTTGCTAAGATATAATTATAGTAACGAATCCCATCGAATGGCAGATATTTTAAGATCAAGTTTGCTTCTAATAGGATCCATCATCGTTTAGAAGTTTGATGGAAGTAGGCAGGCAATCTAAAAATTGCCATCTCAATTTGACTATGCATATAAAACCCTATTGTAATTATTCCCATTTCCACTGAAACTGACAAAATCACGTTTTGGGTAAAGGTTAAATATCCAATCAATCATTATGAACGTAGTAGATATTTTTCGCTGTGCACCGCTAGTAGCCAATACACTTGCAAATGCCGGAATGCGGTAATTGCCCCGCAGCCTCCGACTCCATGACTCCGTCATCTTTGGCCGATTACGTCTTGCCTTTTCACAGTACTTTGGCTGATAAACAGCAGCGGTAATCATGAACATACAgatctatatatacatatatacagataTTCGTTCATAGTCGCCGACTTTGGACGGCATCACTAACCTCAGACAAGCGAATCATCTGAAAAGGAGAGAAAAGAAGCCGGAAGGCACAAATGTACCGCAAAGCTGagttcatttcaatttcacaTTTCGATTGTGTGTGTCGTACAGTAGACGTTCGCTAAGGTAGACGGTTAATGGGAGGGAAGGGCAAATAGGAATGCGACATAGGTTAGATATCATATAGAAAAAGTAACAATTAAATGGATGGCCATTCATGGTATAATAGAATAATCATAAATACTGTATACTGACTatgtttaacatttttctaaGAGTGCATCAAGTTTTTaagaaaatggaaatatgtatgtactttcTTGCCATATGCGATATGCACTGTGTTAGGTGAGCAGAAAAAGAGTTGATCTCCCCGATCGAAAACAATGCAGCTTAATACGAACCGCAAAAAGTCGCAATCACAATAAGATGCAAAAATAGGTGTGCACAAATTGTTGCAGGCAAAAGTGTTTGTTCGCCTTGTTCGCCACAGCTCAATTACACACATGCcgagtgagtgtgtgcgagtgtgtgtcGAAAGCACTCCAGACACAAGCAAAACTTCACTTGAATGCCCTTTTAATAGCcgcattgcgtatacgccactTTCTCTTGAAATTCGATAAGCGATCCCATCTGTCGTTTGGCACCAGCCCATTTGAGTTagcaaacattttggccaGCAGAATTAGCTCCCAGCCCAATTGAAATCGGTATTCAGCGGGGATATTACCTAACTTCCGCCGGAAGTCGCTGCTGAATGTGCTGCATTTGATCCTTTGCCGTAGGAATATAGCAGTTAGTTAGTTATATTTTGCGCATCTTACACCTGCTGGGTGAAATTTCCGAAAGGGTTTCATAACTTGTGACGTGCTCAGCGAGAAtcgaaaaattacaaaaaaaattaacgaACAAAAAAgatcagcaaaaacaaaaactgttAACGTATTGTTTCAGGTCTGTATTTTGACTTTTTTCGCTGTTACTGGAAAGATTCAAGGTTGCGTCGCCAAAAGTAAGGCGAGCGGGAAAAAATTGAGATGAGCTCAGGCAAAGGCAAAGCGACAAAAGCGAAGAAAACAAAGCTTAGTGGGTCAAAGTGTTGTGCGTTGGTAGCCcttttcgtttattttcgtttaatGTTTTGAGTTTTTAGCACACAGCCACGCCCTGCTCAACCTGCAAATATTGGCAGGCGCGCGACGCTGTTTTTTGGATTGGGCCgtgatttatggccaaacaTTTAGTGGCCGAAAACGCTGGACGAGACTAGCTCTCAAAAATGGCTCAAAATGGATCGGTGCATCTATGCGCGATTAAAGTGGTCATAATCAATGTCAAGAGAAGATTGTCAGCGGTCGTTGATGGTCAGTGATTTACATAAAAGCGAAGCGCTTATATCATCAAAcattaatttacttaattgCAGACCCAAGTGGCGTTTACAGTGGTACCTCTTCATCTCGAACTGCCTATTTTTGTTAACGAAATCAATAGTAAAGTGCAAATGTGTGCAGAAGTATGAGGTGGTTTTCTCTTTAATTGTTAAAAAACCAAATCGCAAAtacagaaattcaatttaactCAAAATTCAAGTGCATTATATCGTACTGATATCAAATTAACAATCACTAGGACCCACAGTACCTAACTAAGCCACATCCATTTGGAACTTTTATACAGTTTTTCCTTCTATTCTTAAGCTACCCTACATTCTTGATAGTaaattaaaaggaaaacaatGTAGAAAACAatgcttttgaaaaataactAAAGATGACATCTTACTTTTCGCAGCCATCCTCGCGACCCGAATCGGACTTCACACTCGACCTGCCGCGGGCGGAGCAGCTGCGTCTAAAAATGGAGAAAGAGAAGAAGTTCCGCCAAAGATGTCGCTTCATCACCACGTTCCTCAGCCTGGTCTTCTTCCTGCTGACTGTGATGGTGGTCAGCCTGGTTCTGACGCGCGGAAAACGGATGTTCGGCAGCATGATTTAAACATTCCCGATCGCCGAAGAACGCCGATGACTATATAGCCACACTAGTTAGCCCCCAAGTCCGACTCTTGGGAGAATGGATCGGCGGAATAATACAAACTACAGTGCCAACCACAAATGTAAAACGTTAGCGAAGCTCAAGTTTAGTGTTAGCGGTAGTCGTAAGCTCCTGTGGCTGCCAAGGCAGGGCAGTGCCGCCACAGCTACAGCCGTAGTCGCAGTAttgttaataaattatttatgtgaTCCTAGTTAATAAGTACTAGTTAGTGCATTTGTTTCCATGCGTACGCGTATACTGCCTGTATCCAGTCTATGTATCCTTTGTCAAAGCTATTTGTAAGCCCATCAATCTGTATTAAGTCTACGTTTGTAACCAATAACAGCTAGAGTCCTGTGAAAGCGTGAAGAATAAAAAGAAGCGAGCACATGTTATATAACATTTATTAATATGGAACATCGATGCAGAGGCGAGTTGAAAGCATCGGTACTTTTGAGATTTTTAATGCCTTCGGGGCTCCAGCGACGTCTTCGTACATAAAGACATACATATCATCGTAATCGTTATCACAAgtggttttgttttccttttgattCGTTAAACCTGAACCAACTGCGAGTAGGAGAAATGCACAGAACTTAGTTATTAGTGGGCTTAGTCGGCTATTGGCTGACAGCTACAGCCAATATAGCAAATCTACAAAGCATTAAATAGCTACGAAACAAGGCAAGTTCTGCTGAGAAGTGTCTGAAATAGTGGTGCGACCAAACGTATCTGTAGCGTGTTCTTGTTTTTGCTATTTCATAATATGCGTATGTTCTGCCGATTGACCTCGAATAAGGTGTGGTCCTCTTCGTCACTA
Proteins encoded:
- the LOC120448826 gene encoding homeobox protein prospero; translation: MPICKSSPGTDSKKTATDISADHVTEAAQVKRTREQAYFNSYDFDAIEVLPYEEEGDEAGPTSRSRSRSQSRSSSSRSRSSSTRSYSAAKDPGAGNKFAYLQRLGAFFARNGGGAGESGSGEAAGIVATSGGGASIAATKGSSDNFLLPRAILKYQSTATASVSAPPSSTSTSTVAAPMPLKNGLANGMGNAIGHDQQLEASAVVGERSKKCSIASNVSSTHSTDSGLPVAASAAAAASAATSATAATSAAAAVGAGGGGGGSHYSTDKSGSSGYYSSNVCSTYSLDEHIYCEPVIDVQEKIKSVAARQRQRPPLQLPTKAVAPQEAPSIDPLEDAPEKLSAVKSRRSDMQDAAGAAASNGHHQTQSKAEAAEGQHHYSKKLRVLETSIENLDRHLKTFPSLYAQEHIVSFMQLAGGRNEGPPPHTLDIGEKLRAYNQLPTIMEQQQLQQQEQMVDDSLLDIDLDAFLLAPNARQRGIDNPSFLNDEQLAENNYKCVKYINSCPEDAYRLESERGGAGRPDVGVAEETYVKRYEDQLHFQNTRELLEDVRDKIRLLSRATPQASASPTPASTPPSDVPKELEGMIHTLKHELESYLQRMNQHSELELRQLCSGLGRQQHVVRLQNALERRRSCADLQLNAYEAVRDGVLISANGRPLGVREQIMTIRCASDPNFKMKRKSIAEIFPAAECYVESEVTTTSLSRSATPSPASTPQLELEALHPGLATTTIVTQMQRNLTFHKPILTVSNSNPAGGHVTVDGAGGDKAERGRDRERERERERERESLAEWHRKKPSIWEMYYGTNRLHQSLLGKQRGGGELVISSAQPTLSYPSSRPESDFTLDLPRAEQLRLKMEKEKKFRQRCRFITTFLSLVFFLLTVMVVSLVLTRGKRMFGSMI